In the Juglans microcarpa x Juglans regia isolate MS1-56 chromosome 6D, Jm3101_v1.0, whole genome shotgun sequence genome, one interval contains:
- the LOC121234992 gene encoding GPI-anchored protein LLG1 codes for MASKCFLCFCSAIFFSFLLMGLLVSSSSPSTFISDSIFESYSSTGRNLLQARKACPVNFEFLNYTIITSKCKGPRYPADLCCASFKEFACPYADVLNDLTNDCATTMFSYINLYGKYPPGLFASECREGKEGLACPAPTPSESANESESETVCYPSSLLMLTAGFLLGLLTL; via the exons ATGGCGTCGAAATGCTTCTTGTGCTTCTGCTCTGcaattttcttctccttccttttGATGGGTCTcttggtttcttcttcttctccttccactTTCATTTCAG ATAGTATCTTTGAATCTTACTCATCTACTGGCCGGAACCTTCTTCAAGCTAGAAAAG CTTGCCCGGTGAACTTCGAATTCTTGAACTACACAATCATCACAAGCAAATGCAAAGGGCCTCGGTACCCAGCTGATCTTTGTTGTGCGTCATTCAAGGAATTTGCTTGCCCTTACGCGGACGTGTTGAATGATTTAACAAATGACTGCGCTACAACCATGTTCAGCTACATTAACCTCTATGGAAAATACCCACCTGGCCTTTTTGCCAGTGAGTGCAGAGAAGGGAAGGAGGGTCTTGCATGCCCTGCACCAACACCATCAGAgtcggccaatgaaagtgaaagTGAGACCGTGTGCTACCCATCGTCACTATTGATGCTCACAGCTGGTTTCTTGCTGGGGTTACTGACTTTATAA